The following proteins are co-located in the Anas platyrhynchos isolate ZD024472 breed Pekin duck chromosome 1, IASCAAS_PekinDuck_T2T, whole genome shotgun sequence genome:
- the TMSB4X gene encoding thymosin beta-4: MSDKPDMAEIEKFDKSKLKKTETQEKNPLPSKETIEQEKQAGES, encoded by the exons ATGTCCGACAAACCAGACATGGCCGAGATCGAGAAATTTGACAAGTCCAAATTGAAGAAGACAGAGACGCAAGAGAAAAATCCCCTGCCTTCAAAAGAAA CAATTGAACAGGAGAAGCAAGCGGGTGAATCGTAA